From one Bradyrhizobium sp. Ash2021 genomic stretch:
- a CDS encoding TolC family outer membrane protein, which yields MKSAYFAIAGLFLVAGAPATAEQFSINDALKQAALTNPGVGEASANRRATESELRQTQSTLLPQVRLDASYGPEKFDQSPGVISPSLQVPTAGSGPWRNGSQESVVVRQLLFDGFASIHDVWRQTARVNAAASRVKERTELLALDAAEAYVDVVRYIRLVALAQQNVANHEKIFSNVNSRFSGGRAGEGDLEQARERVENAYASLAEFQRSLDDARAKYRKVVGLEPVNLRFPGPLGGMPGSRDEALAITLRFNSTIAAAQSDVDAAKHTFRMTDGSFVPKFYLEGRATHYDNSFPYVTTPSNPAVTHEDYSGKVVMSWDIFRGGQDVWNRSEKAERFTEATMRHARLQRDAYESIDKAWNGRTITVTRIAALTRQLEADKKTIAAFQKEYELGQRSLIDLLNAQNQYFNAAVSLTSARAVVVFADYQLLAAMGTLMEYLKAPPPVDAAPVDTLQFGLPAYKLPTVRVNLPQTGSEPLRVDTPAIQASARPAAAYAALEPTGAGFKDRWPSSSSTAGVPGASEWIAQQKGGSADQPTVIYGDTTGAEANSYAATTPQKPYWLSSAFSAIQK from the coding sequence ATGAAATCCGCGTATTTTGCGATCGCCGGCCTTTTTTTGGTCGCCGGCGCGCCTGCGACGGCTGAGCAATTTTCTATCAACGACGCATTGAAGCAAGCTGCGCTGACCAACCCCGGCGTAGGTGAGGCCTCGGCGAATCGCCGGGCGACCGAAAGCGAACTACGACAGACCCAGAGTACGTTGCTGCCCCAAGTGCGTCTTGATGCCAGCTACGGACCGGAAAAGTTCGACCAATCGCCGGGAGTGATTAGCCCGTCGTTGCAGGTACCGACCGCGGGGTCTGGACCGTGGCGGAATGGCAGTCAAGAATCGGTAGTTGTTCGACAATTGCTTTTTGACGGTTTCGCCTCGATCCACGATGTTTGGCGTCAAACGGCGCGGGTTAATGCTGCCGCTTCTCGTGTCAAAGAACGAACCGAACTGTTGGCGTTGGACGCCGCCGAAGCGTATGTCGACGTCGTGCGCTACATTCGACTCGTTGCTCTCGCGCAGCAAAACGTTGCCAACCACGAGAAGATTTTCTCTAACGTGAATTCTCGCTTCTCGGGTGGTCGAGCGGGCGAAGGTGATCTGGAACAGGCGCGCGAGCGCGTGGAAAACGCTTACGCATCACTCGCGGAATTCCAGCGAAGCCTCGATGACGCCCGGGCGAAGTACCGAAAGGTGGTTGGCCTGGAGCCGGTCAATCTCCGTTTCCCGGGTCCTCTCGGAGGGATGCCTGGCAGCCGCGACGAAGCTCTGGCCATTACTTTGAGGTTCAATTCGACGATTGCAGCGGCTCAATCCGACGTCGATGCGGCCAAACATACGTTTCGGATGACGGATGGTTCGTTCGTCCCCAAGTTCTATCTTGAGGGACGAGCAACGCACTACGATAACTCCTTCCCCTATGTCACTACTCCCAGCAACCCCGCCGTTACCCATGAGGACTACAGCGGCAAAGTGGTGATGTCCTGGGACATCTTTCGTGGCGGCCAGGATGTCTGGAATCGCTCGGAGAAGGCCGAGCGATTTACCGAAGCGACAATGCGCCACGCGAGACTGCAGCGCGATGCGTATGAATCGATCGATAAGGCATGGAATGGCCGCACCATTACGGTCACGCGCATTGCGGCTCTAACCCGCCAGCTTGAGGCCGACAAAAAGACCATTGCGGCCTTCCAGAAAGAGTATGAACTGGGCCAGCGTTCCCTGATCGATCTGTTGAACGCCCAAAATCAGTATTTCAACGCGGCAGTCTCGCTTACCTCGGCGCGAGCCGTTGTAGTCTTCGCGGACTACCAGTTGCTAGCCGCAATGGGTACCCTGATGGAATACCTGAAGGCACCTCCTCCGGTTGACGCGGCGCCGGTCGACACGCTTCAGTTCGGCCTTCCTGCATATAAGCTACCCACTGTTCGCGTTAACCTGCCGCAAACCGGTTCTGAGCCGCTTCGCGTGGACACTCCTGCCATCCAGGCGTCAGCCCGGCCGGCTGCGGCCTACGCTGCGCTCGAACCCACCGGGGCTGGTTTCAAGGATCGTTGGCCCAGCTCTTCGTCAACGGCCGGCGTGCCCGGAGCGTCTGAATGGATTGCACAGCAAAAAGGTGGCAGCGCCGACCAGCCGACGGTGATCTACGGTGACACCACCGGCGCCGAAGCTAACTCGTATGCCGCAACGACCCCGCAAAAGCCGTATTGGCTGTCATCGGCGTTCTCCGCTATCCAGAAATAG
- a CDS encoding transglutaminase-like cysteine peptidase, with the protein MKSRRESLKLASSILLTVCALSISLCTAPHALAAEQAVIADAGDGLIPGSDQTSTRPPATFFSINDVLAKLDRQRGRGPNAIRMATLSPSNTATDAQPEQKEAPPVGKEPFGLFTFRAPEGILWRKWRSIEGDIAKEQMILDDCRAKAESCPSYAAQFLRLINAVKAQSGRGQLNEANRAVNMAIRYVSDFAQHGEADRWSAPLATFATGKGDCEDYAIAKYVALGEAGFPRDDLQLVLVRDRAVRQDHAVLAAHLDGHWIILDSRRSELMDDSDVTSFTPLFAIDHRGVQLFAAPYAKRPLLADEVEAAPAAAGDAGFGEWTGQDASGDSFAQLYSLPLLM; encoded by the coding sequence ATGAAATCGCGTCGGGAATCGCTGAAGCTTGCCTCGTCGATACTTTTGACGGTATGCGCGCTTTCAATCAGCCTCTGCACTGCGCCTCACGCACTTGCAGCGGAACAAGCGGTCATCGCTGATGCCGGCGACGGGTTGATACCAGGTTCCGACCAAACATCGACGCGCCCGCCAGCGACGTTCTTCAGCATCAACGATGTTCTGGCGAAGCTGGATCGCCAGCGCGGGCGCGGCCCCAATGCGATCCGCATGGCGACCCTCTCGCCATCGAATACGGCAACCGATGCGCAGCCCGAACAAAAGGAAGCGCCTCCGGTCGGCAAGGAGCCGTTCGGATTGTTCACGTTCCGCGCACCAGAGGGCATATTGTGGCGCAAATGGCGCAGCATCGAAGGCGATATCGCGAAGGAACAGATGATCCTGGATGATTGCCGGGCGAAAGCCGAGAGCTGCCCGTCCTACGCCGCGCAATTCCTGCGGTTGATCAACGCCGTCAAGGCCCAGTCCGGCCGCGGCCAGCTGAATGAAGCCAATCGTGCCGTCAACATGGCCATCCGCTACGTGAGCGACTTCGCGCAACATGGCGAAGCCGATCGGTGGAGCGCGCCGCTGGCCACCTTTGCGACAGGGAAAGGCGATTGCGAGGATTATGCGATCGCCAAATACGTCGCTCTCGGCGAAGCCGGCTTCCCGCGTGATGATCTGCAGCTTGTGCTGGTTCGCGACCGTGCCGTCCGGCAGGATCATGCCGTGCTGGCTGCACATCTGGACGGTCACTGGATCATTCTCGATAGCCGACGCTCGGAGCTGATGGACGACTCCGATGTCACGAGCTTCACGCCCTTGTTCGCAATCGATCATCGCGGCGTTCAGCTATTCGCGGCGCCCTATGCCAAGCGCCCGCTGCTGGCTGATGAAGTTGAGGCGGCGCCCGCTGCGGCAGGCGATGCTGGCTTCGGAGAATGGACTGGACAGGACGCCTCCGGCGACAGCTTTGCTCAATTGTACTCGCTGCCGCTGTTGATGTGA
- a CDS encoding HlyD family type I secretion periplasmic adaptor subunit — MASSDFAFANDIRAAAALRTPRTSRMLLFSFLALLTAFLLWAHFAVLDEVKRGNGRVVPSQQTQVVQSLEGGIVGTILVQEGAIVQQGQSLMRIDDTKFASEFGEIRERRAAMAARVARLEAEARGRSEVVFPDQLDQVVPAAVATETSVFKMRSQKVAQDIDVLNQQVTRLTGTLKLLDRELALTRKLYEQKVVPEIEMLRLDRQATEMRGQLAESQSKIANITASFRSQADEDLAKSRGDLAVLDENIKSAQDRVRRTDLKSPVHGIVNKLNVTTVGAVVQPGANLMDIIPLDDSLLVEGKIRPQDIAFIRPSQDAVVKISAYDSSVYGSLKGKVERISADTIVDDKEKTERPETFYRVMVRTEKNHLGTEEKPLPIIPGMVATVEVLTGHKSVLDYLVRPARTLRDDALREH; from the coding sequence ATGGCCTCCTCTGACTTTGCCTTTGCGAACGACATCCGGGCGGCAGCAGCCCTGCGCACACCGCGCACCTCGCGCATGCTGCTGTTCTCGTTCCTCGCTCTTCTTACGGCGTTTCTTCTATGGGCGCATTTTGCGGTACTGGACGAAGTCAAGCGCGGCAATGGCCGTGTCGTGCCGTCGCAACAGACCCAAGTAGTCCAGAGCCTTGAAGGCGGTATCGTCGGCACGATCCTGGTACAGGAAGGCGCCATCGTTCAGCAGGGACAGTCCCTGATGCGGATCGACGACACGAAATTTGCCTCGGAATTCGGTGAAATCCGTGAACGACGCGCGGCGATGGCGGCGCGGGTAGCTCGGCTTGAAGCGGAAGCTCGGGGACGCAGCGAAGTGGTGTTTCCGGATCAATTGGATCAAGTGGTGCCGGCCGCGGTCGCAACGGAAACCAGCGTCTTTAAGATGCGGTCGCAAAAAGTGGCCCAGGATATCGATGTGTTGAACCAGCAAGTCACGCGGCTCACCGGAACGCTCAAACTGCTCGACCGCGAGTTGGCTCTAACCCGCAAGCTCTACGAACAGAAGGTGGTGCCCGAAATAGAAATGTTGCGACTGGATCGGCAAGCCACGGAAATGAGGGGGCAGCTTGCCGAGTCGCAATCCAAGATCGCTAATATCACCGCCTCTTTCCGTTCTCAGGCCGATGAAGACCTCGCAAAGTCGCGCGGGGACCTCGCTGTTCTCGACGAAAACATCAAGTCTGCGCAAGATCGGGTGCGACGGACTGATCTGAAATCGCCGGTACACGGCATTGTTAACAAATTAAACGTGACCACGGTCGGCGCGGTGGTGCAGCCGGGCGCCAATCTGATGGATATCATTCCGCTCGACGATTCATTGCTGGTGGAGGGAAAGATCCGTCCGCAGGACATCGCCTTTATCCGTCCCAGCCAGGACGCCGTCGTGAAGATCTCCGCCTACGATTCTTCGGTTTACGGTTCCCTAAAGGGCAAGGTCGAACGCATCAGCGCCGATACGATCGTCGACGACAAGGAAAAAACCGAGCGTCCGGAAACGTTTTACCGGGTCATGGTGCGGACCGAAAAAAACCATCTCGGCACTGAGGAAAAGCCATTGCCGATCATTCCTGGAATGGTTGCTACCGTCGAAGTCCTGACCGGCCACAAATCGGTTCTCGACTATCTCGTCAGGCCTGCGCGCACCCTGCGCGACGACGCCCTGCGCGAGCATTGA
- a CDS encoding type I secretion system permease/ATPase — protein sequence MDEPDSKPAKPNRTGTLGDDPLSASLTYLAAYHGRAVSREALLGGLPILDGKLSVALYDRAARRAGLETEAVKRNLTDIPALVLPAVLIMRNGTALILLGIDDAHKSAKVLDPTVTPSVARVAPIGAITADYTGYAFLVRAAAEADARAVAAGDIPRNHWFWSVVKVHWRSYGHIALAAFLTNMLALATPLFTMSVYDRVVPNGAIPSLIALSIGMGLAIAFDFLFRMVRSRMIDVTGKTVDVVLAANIFEHVMAVKMAQRPPSVGIIANQLRDFDSVREFFTSGSVVSATDLVFAVLFIGVLFTIAGPLAWIPLVMLPIMMLIGFVLQRPLDRAMKRLQAESAARHGVLVESLSGIETVRATGAEARMQTAWERSVAATARSGEDVHFWSSLSLTSANVAQQITSLSLLVIGVFLILDGKLTVGALVAANMLAGRVLAPIAGIASVITRGTQTLASLKSINRIMSLERERSPQRAYVARKIDEGRIAFENVSFAYPGAPGNALEKVSFKIEGGERVGIIGRVGSGKTTVGRLLLGFYEAKEGRILVDGVDSRQYDPADLRTGIGFAMQDTDLFFGKLRDNIALGKPEATDEEILNAARLSGVESFIAGHPMGYDMPISEGGRSLSGGQKQAIGLARVLIRKPKVLFLDEPTAHFDIRSEAEFLERLKAIRGEQMTIIISTHRLSLLNMVDRLLLFDNGRLVADGPRDKVLAILQGKPLAAAPAPLQENTIQPKSA from the coding sequence CTGGATGAGCCGGATTCCAAGCCTGCCAAGCCCAACCGGACTGGGACTCTTGGCGATGACCCCCTCTCCGCTTCCCTGACATATCTGGCTGCCTATCATGGACGCGCCGTAAGTCGCGAAGCCTTGCTGGGAGGGCTCCCTATCCTCGACGGAAAGCTGTCGGTTGCGCTTTATGACCGGGCAGCCAGACGCGCCGGTCTCGAAACCGAGGCTGTGAAACGGAATCTTACCGATATCCCTGCGCTGGTCTTGCCTGCCGTTCTGATTATGAGAAATGGGACCGCCTTGATCCTTCTGGGGATCGACGACGCGCACAAGAGTGCCAAGGTCCTGGATCCGACAGTGACGCCAAGCGTGGCGCGGGTGGCTCCAATCGGGGCTATCACTGCCGACTATACGGGCTATGCATTTTTGGTTAGGGCCGCCGCCGAGGCCGACGCACGCGCGGTTGCCGCCGGGGATATTCCCCGAAACCATTGGTTCTGGTCGGTAGTTAAGGTGCACTGGCGCAGCTATGGGCATATTGCTCTTGCCGCCTTCCTGACCAACATGCTCGCTTTGGCTACCCCACTATTCACGATGAGTGTCTATGACCGGGTCGTTCCGAATGGCGCGATCCCATCACTGATTGCCCTCTCGATCGGAATGGGTCTCGCCATCGCGTTCGACTTTTTGTTCCGCATGGTGCGAAGCCGGATGATTGACGTCACCGGAAAGACGGTAGACGTGGTTCTTGCGGCCAATATCTTCGAGCATGTGATGGCCGTGAAAATGGCGCAGCGGCCGCCTTCGGTCGGCATCATCGCCAATCAACTGCGCGATTTCGATTCGGTGCGCGAGTTCTTCACCTCCGGCAGTGTGGTTTCGGCAACCGATTTGGTCTTCGCGGTCCTGTTCATCGGGGTTCTCTTCACTATCGCAGGACCGTTGGCGTGGATTCCGCTCGTCATGTTGCCAATCATGATGCTGATCGGTTTTGTCCTGCAACGCCCGCTCGATCGCGCGATGAAGCGCCTGCAAGCCGAATCGGCAGCTCGTCACGGCGTTCTCGTCGAATCCCTGTCCGGCATCGAAACCGTTCGCGCAACCGGCGCTGAAGCCCGCATGCAGACGGCTTGGGAGCGTTCGGTCGCTGCTACCGCACGATCCGGTGAGGATGTGCATTTCTGGTCCTCGCTATCATTGACGAGCGCCAACGTCGCCCAACAGATTACCAGCCTCTCTCTGCTGGTAATCGGTGTCTTTCTCATCCTCGACGGCAAGCTCACGGTCGGGGCGCTGGTCGCGGCCAACATGCTGGCGGGCCGCGTCCTTGCGCCGATCGCGGGGATTGCCTCGGTGATCACCCGCGGAACTCAGACCTTAGCGTCGCTCAAATCGATTAATCGCATCATGTCGTTGGAGCGCGAGCGATCGCCGCAGCGGGCCTACGTTGCCAGAAAGATCGACGAAGGCCGGATCGCCTTCGAGAATGTCAGCTTTGCCTATCCGGGGGCCCCCGGCAACGCGCTGGAAAAGGTCTCATTCAAGATCGAGGGCGGTGAACGGGTCGGCATCATCGGACGGGTCGGATCGGGCAAGACCACCGTCGGGCGTCTGCTTCTTGGCTTCTACGAAGCTAAAGAGGGCCGCATTCTGGTCGATGGCGTTGATTCCAGGCAATACGATCCCGCTGATTTGCGCACCGGAATTGGCTTCGCAATGCAGGACACCGATCTCTTCTTCGGAAAACTGCGCGACAACATCGCACTCGGCAAACCCGAAGCGACCGACGAAGAGATTCTTAATGCGGCGCGCTTGTCAGGCGTCGAAAGCTTCATCGCCGGCCATCCGATGGGATACGACATGCCTATCTCCGAGGGCGGTCGCAGTCTTTCGGGCGGCCAGAAGCAGGCGATCGGGCTTGCCCGTGTACTGATCAGGAAGCCCAAGGTGCTGTTCCTCGATGAACCGACTGCCCATTTTGATATCCGAAGCGAAGCCGAATTCCTCGAGCGATTGAAAGCCATTCGCGGCGAACAAATGACCATTATCATTTCGACGCATCGTCTCTCGCTCCTCAACATGGTCGACCGGCTGCTGCTGTTTGATAATGGCCGTCTGGTCGCTGACGGACCTCGCGACAAAGTATTGGCGATCTTGCAAGGCAAGCCCCTGGCCGCTGCCCCCGCTCCCTTGCAGGAGAATACGATACAACCGAAATCGGCATAG